A stretch of Bordetella genomosp. 13 DNA encodes these proteins:
- a CDS encoding GNAT family N-acetyltransferase, with amino-acid sequence MPEVVHHEREGRFECSVEGYRCVLDYRLTDGVMAILHTGVPSPVGGRGIAAELTRVALETARREGWRVLPVCSYAEVYMRRHTEYADLLG; translated from the coding sequence ATGCCTGAAGTCGTCCACCATGAACGGGAAGGCCGTTTCGAATGCAGCGTCGAAGGGTATCGCTGCGTGCTGGACTATCGCCTGACGGACGGCGTCATGGCGATCCTGCACACCGGCGTGCCGAGCCCGGTCGGCGGCCGCGGCATCGCCGCCGAGCTCACGCGCGTGGCATTGGAAACCGCGCGGCGCGAAGGCTGGCGCGTTCTGCCTGTGTGCTCGTATGCCGAGGTCTACATGCGCCGCCACACCGAGTACGCCGACCTGCTCGGCTAA
- a CDS encoding YchJ family protein — MKPSRPVPDAICPCGSGQPYPACCARWHRGASRLQAPDAESLMRSRYSAYVLDELDYLLETWHPGTRPNQLSPNPANLKWLGLQVRRHERQDADHAIVEFVARCRQDGRATRMHETSRFVREDGRWLYVDGDQHA, encoded by the coding sequence GTGAAGCCATCTCGCCCCGTCCCAGATGCCATTTGCCCTTGCGGCAGCGGCCAGCCGTATCCGGCCTGCTGTGCCCGCTGGCATCGTGGCGCGTCGCGCCTGCAGGCGCCTGACGCCGAGTCGCTGATGCGTTCACGCTACAGCGCCTACGTCCTGGACGAGCTGGACTATCTGCTCGAGACCTGGCATCCCGGCACTCGCCCCAACCAGCTGTCGCCGAACCCGGCCAACCTGAAGTGGCTGGGGTTGCAGGTGCGGCGCCACGAGCGCCAGGACGCCGATCACGCCATTGTCGAGTTCGTCGCGCGCTGCCGGCAGGACGGCCGCGCAACGCGCATGCACGAAACCAGCCGCTTCGTCCGCGAGGACGGACGCTGGCTCTATGTAGACGGCGACCAGCACGCATGA
- a CDS encoding glutathione S-transferase N-terminal domain-containing protein: MSAQLSDFPITRKWPARHPDRIQLYSLPTPNGVKVSIMLEETGLPYEPHRVDFGNDDQLSPEFLSLNPNNKIPAIIDPDGPDGKPLALFESGAILVYLAAKSGLFMPQDVGGRYETLQWVMFQMGGIGPMFGQLGFFHKFAGKDYEDKRPRDRYVAESKRLLGVLDQRLEGRQWIMGDEYTIADITTFPWVRNLVGFYEAGELVEFDRFVNVRRVLDAFVARPAVSRGLTIPS, encoded by the coding sequence ATGAGCGCACAACTTTCGGATTTCCCCATTACCCGCAAGTGGCCCGCCCGGCACCCTGATCGCATCCAGCTCTACTCGCTGCCCACGCCCAACGGCGTGAAGGTATCGATCATGCTGGAAGAAACCGGCCTGCCCTATGAGCCGCATCGCGTGGACTTCGGCAACGACGATCAGCTTTCGCCCGAGTTCCTGTCGCTGAACCCGAACAACAAGATCCCGGCCATCATCGACCCCGACGGCCCGGACGGCAAGCCGCTGGCGCTGTTCGAGTCCGGCGCGATCCTGGTGTACCTGGCGGCCAAAAGCGGCCTTTTCATGCCGCAGGACGTCGGGGGCCGGTACGAAACACTGCAATGGGTGATGTTCCAGATGGGAGGCATCGGGCCCATGTTCGGGCAGCTGGGGTTCTTCCACAAGTTTGCCGGCAAGGACTACGAAGACAAGCGTCCTCGCGACCGCTATGTGGCGGAGTCCAAGCGCCTGCTGGGCGTGCTGGACCAGCGCCTGGAGGGTCGGCAGTGGATCATGGGCGACGAGTACACCATCGCCGACATCACCACCTTCCCATGGGTGCGCAATCTGGTTGGTTTCTACGAAGCGGGCGAGCTCGTCGAATTCGACCGGTTCGTCAACGTACGCCGTGTGCTGGACGCTTTCGTGGCCCGCCCTGCGGTGTCCCGTGGTTTGACGATTCC